A stretch of the Lactuca sativa cultivar Salinas chromosome 9, Lsat_Salinas_v11, whole genome shotgun sequence genome encodes the following:
- the LOC111901659 gene encoding uncharacterized protein LOC111901659 translates to MPQRPNRGNNTTPNPLESNSVAFQEAVSAAVTATLAQIRNGNNREGNRQGTGSTNKGTNHDTTRTCTYKDFTNAKPRTFNGTGGVIALKRWIEKVESVFEICGCPEGCKVKFVACTFIDQALSWWNGHVEAMTLPVANAMPWQDLKEMMLAEYCLRGEIQKMEQELWNLTIQKSDIDAYISRFSELSLLCPRMITSEGKKIERFIWGLIAPIQGNVIAANPNTYDSAKRLAKKLYDHGNKKGAKTGEAEVKKEGENKKGKNNKRKGKQNFESSKKQQIVTVHAATQATTTPHAPASSTPNNPKQYSGTLPKCSKCKFYH, encoded by the coding sequence atgcctcaaagaCCCAACCGTGGAAACAACACAACACCGAACCCACTAGAATCAAACTCAGTTGCATTCCAAGAAGCAGTGTCTGCTGCAGTCACTGCAACACTTGCGCAGATTCGCAACGGAAACAACAGAGAAGGCAATAGACAGGGAACGGGAAGCACAAATAAAGGAACAAACCATGACACCACACGGAcctgcacctacaaggacttcaccaatgccAAACCTCGAACCTTCAATGGAACAGGAGGCGTAAtagccctaaagcgatggattgagaaggtggaatcagtTTTTGAAATTTGCGGGTGTCCGGAAGGGTGTAAGGTCAAGTTTGTGGCCTGTACATTCATTGATCAAGCTCTctcctggtggaatggtcacgtagAGGCCATGACCCTCCCGGTGGCGAACGCGATGCCATGGCAAGATCTTAAGGAAATGATGTTGGCTGAATACTGTTTGAGAGGTGAAATCCAGAAGatggaacaagagttgtggaaTCTCACGATTCAAAAATCTGATATCGACGCATACATATCCAGGTTTAGTGAGTTGTCTCTCTTGTGTCCCAGAATGATCACctctgaagggaaaaagattgagaggtttatcTGGGGATTGATCGCGCCAATCCAAGGGAATGTCATTGCAGCAAACCCTAATACGTATGATAGTGCAAAGAGGTTGGCCAAGAAATTGTATGATCATGGCAACAAAAAGGGTGCCAAAACTGGAGAAGCGGAGGTTAAGAAAGAAGGTGAGAACAAGAAGGGGAAAAACAACAAGCGAAAGGGAAAACAAAACTTTGAAtcatcaaagaaacaacaaattgtGACTGTCCATGCTGCAACTCAAGCTAccaccacaccacatgctccagcctcatccaCACCAAATAATCCCAAGCAATACTCAGGGACCCTTCCTAAGTGTAGCAAATGCAAATTTTACCATTAG
- the LOC111901773 gene encoding 3'-5' exonuclease gives MATSIRYFQHDIPTDTHEHYEVTFFTDTVLTLVTKTPSFVDTWISQIEHKHRRRLHCLIVGLDVEWRPNLIRNHENPVATLQLCVGGQCLIFQILFSPTMPQSLRNFLRNPSYTFTGVGIDKDVEKLKEHWNLEVANTVDIGALAAEEYGMRNLRNAGLKRLTRKVLGKELMKPEDVTMSRWDDERLAAEQIQYACIDAFLSYKIGRILISGNAS, from the coding sequence ATGGCGACATCGATTAGATATTTCCAGCATGATATCCCCACTGATACCCACGAACACTACGAGGTGACATTCTTCACAGACACCGTTTTAACTCTTGTCACAAAAACACCATCCTTCGTCGACACATGGATATCCCAAATCGAACACAAACACCGCCGTCGTCTCCACTGCCTCATCGTCGGCCTCGATGTTGAGTGGCGACCTAACCTCATTCGGAATCACGAAAACCCGGTGGCGACCCTCCAACTGTGCGTAGGAGGCCAGTGCCTGATTTTTCAGATCCTCTTCTCTCCTACAATGCCTCAGTCGCTCAGAAACTTCCTCCGTAATCCCTCCTACACATTTACCGGCGTTGGAATCGATAAAGACGTCGAGAAGCTTAAGGAGCACTGGAACCTGGAGGTTGCGAATACTGTTGACATCGGGGCTTTGGCGGCGGAGGAGTATGGTATGAGGAATCTTCGGAATGCAGGGTTGAAACGGTTGACGAGAAAGGTCCTCGGGAAGGAGTTGATGAAGCCCGAGGATGTGACGATGAGCAGATGGGATGATGAAAGGCTGGCTGCGGAGCAGATACAATATGCATGCATCGATGCTTTCTTGAGTTACAAGATCGGAAGGATCTTGATTTCTGGGAATGCGAGCTGA
- the LOC111901658 gene encoding uncharacterized protein LOC111901658 has protein sequence MPQSLRNFLRNPAYTFVDVVIKNDVEKLMENWNLEVANTTDIGALATEEYGMRNLRNTGLKGLMSRVLGKELIKLKSVTMSDWDNEWLTLDQIRVLNISMFDVQMDVDCLMI, from the exons ATGCCTCAATCGCTCAGAAACTTCCTCCGCAACCCCGCCTACACATTCGTCGATGTCGTGATCAAGAACGATGTAGAGAAGCTTATGGAGAACTGGAACCTAGAGGTTGCGAATACGACTGACATTGGAGCATTGGCAACGGAGGAGTATGGTATGAGGAATCTTCGGAATACAGGGTTAAAAGGGTTGATGAGTAGGGTTCTTGGGAAGGAGTTGATCAAGCTGAAGAGTGTTACGATGAGTGATTGGGATAATGAATGGCTGACTCTGGATCAG ATTAGGGTTCTTAATATTTCTATGTTTGATGTGCAGATGGATGTTGACTGTTTGATGATCTAG
- the LOC111901772 gene encoding uncharacterized protein LOC111901772, with product MEKMQQVSSIFASGSRGIHRHFSETIWQPLMATSTSSVRILFFSVCLFIGLFISTHVFDTTMHSSPSSLSPFPEKLSDKIEFPLNCSLGNLTQTCPNDYYPKGFQNLKNVSESTHICPEFFRWIHEDLRPWAETGITKEMVEKGRETATFRLVIVNRRAYVEKYKQPYQTRDVFTIWGFLQLLRRYPGQLPDLDLMFDCFDWPLIHKKDYHEVAPPPLFRYCGDDDTLDIVFPDWSFWGWAEINIKPWESLLKDLDEGNKRTKWVDRDPYAYWKGNPWVAEHRKDLLKCNVSDTEDWNARIYIQDWIHEEQHGFKQSNLANQCIHRFKIYIEGSAWSVSEKYILACDSMTLMMKPHYYDFFTRGLTPVQHYWPVSMDDKCKSIKFAVDWGNNHTKKVQKIGRAASSFIQEDLKMDHVYDYMFHLLTGYSKLLKYKPTVPDNAVELCSETMACTSEGLAKQFMEESIMKGPTEMGPCTMQTPYDPQTLNSILERKDNLVKQVEKWEKEYFEKQTN from the exons ATGGAAAAGATGCAGCAAGTGAGTTCAATTTTTGCATCCGGGTCTAGAGGAATTCACAGACATTTCTCCGAGACAATTTGGCAGCCATTAATGGCTACTTCTACATCCTCTGTTCGAATCCTTTTCTTTTCTGTTTGCTTGTTCATCGGTTTGTTCATTTCCACTCACGTCTTTGATACAACAATGCACAGTTCACCTTCTTCCCTTTCTCCATTTCCAGAAAAACTCAGCGACAAAATCGAATTCCCACTCAATTGCTCTCTCGGAAATCTCACTCAAACTTGCCCTAATGATTATTACCCAAAAGGATTTCAGAATTTGAAAAATGTATCAGAATCCACACACATATGCCCTGAATTCTTCCGTTGGATTCATGAAGATCTAAGGCCATGGGCAGAAACAGGGATAACGAAAGAGATGGTGGAAAAGGGTAGAGAAACAGCAACTTTCCGTTTAGTGATAGTTAACAGAAGAGCTTACGTTGAGAAATATAAGCAGCCATATCAAACAAGAGACGTTTTCACTATTTGGGGCTTCTTACAGTTGCTAAGAAGGTACCCCGGGCAGCTGCCCGATTTGGATCTTATGTTTGACTGCTTTGACTGGCCTCTCATTCACAAGAAAGACTATCATGAAGTTGCTCCACCACCATTGTTTCGTTATTGTGGTGATGATGACACTTTGGACATTGTTTTTCCCGATTGGTCCTTTTggggttg GGCCGAAATCAATATAAAACCATGGGAGTCATTGTTGAAAGATCTTGACGAGGGAAACAAAAGGACAAAGTGGGTCGATAGAGACCCGTATGCTTATTGGAAGGGGAATCCGTGGGTTGCAGAACACCGAAAAGATCTTCTTAAATGTAATGTTTCAGATACGGAGGATTGGAATGCACGTATTTATATCCAAGATTGGATACATGAAGAACAACATGGTTTTAAGCAATCGAATTTGGCCAACCAATGTATCCATAG ATTTAAGATATATATCGAGGGATCTGCATGGTCAGTTAGTGAGAAATACATTCTTGCATGTGACTCGATGACTTTAATGATGAAACCTCATTACTATGATTTCTTCACAAGAGGGTTAACGCCCGTTCAACATTATTGGCCTGTTAGCATGGATGATAAGTGTAAATCGATCAAGTTTGCAGTAGATTGGGGGAACAATCACACGAAAAAG GTGCAAAAAATTGGAAGGGCGGCGAGTAGTTTTATTCAAGAAGATTTGAAGATGGATCATGTATACGATTACATGTTCCATCTTTTGACTGGGTATTCAAAGCTTTTGAAGTATAAACCAACTGTCCCCGATAATGCAGTTGAACTTTGTTCGGAGACAATGGCGTGCACTTCGGAAGGGCTTGCTAAGCAATTCATGGAGGAGTCTATTATGAAAGGCCCAACAGAGATGGGCCCATGCACCATGCAGACTCCGTATGATCCTCAAACGCTTAATTCTATACTAGAAAGAAAAGATAATTTAGTTAAACAAGTTGAGAAGTGGGAAAAAGAGTACTTTGAAAAACAAACTAATTAA